Proteins from a single region of Sporosarcina sp. P33:
- a CDS encoding chemotaxis protein CheW — protein MKEGAAMQTVIVRTGNEEYALPVESVISIEKLGYVTPIPHLPDYLLGLMRFRGELVPILDMSQIFYRRATPRDAESHVVVVKTDQLEIGLLVLDAREILELPEDRLTSAALKAYSKTPYFITVANLDHRVVTVIDPMIMANSLQGMDEISRYMKEQHQSN, from the coding sequence ATGAAAGAAGGTGCAGCTATGCAAACTGTGATTGTGCGCACTGGGAACGAAGAATATGCATTGCCTGTAGAATCAGTCATTTCGATTGAGAAACTTGGATACGTCACGCCGATTCCCCATCTGCCGGATTATTTACTCGGTTTGATGAGGTTCCGCGGCGAACTGGTGCCTATTCTGGATATGAGCCAGATCTTTTACCGCCGCGCAACACCGCGGGATGCAGAATCTCATGTGGTCGTAGTAAAAACAGATCAACTGGAAATCGGTTTATTAGTGCTGGATGCAAGAGAAATTCTGGAATTACCAGAAGACCGCTTAACGTCCGCAGCGTTAAAAGCCTATTCCAAGACACCTTATTTCATAACGGTAGCTAATCTGGATCACCGGGTCGTGACCGTCATCGATCCGATGATTATGGCAAATTCACTTCAGGGCATGGATGAAATTTCCCGCTATATGAAGGAACAGCATCAATCAAATTAG
- a CDS encoding DNA polymerase IV, whose amino-acid sequence MTHPTTATPRVIMHLDMNSFFASVEQAANPQLKGIPLAVAGNPKERRGILVTCSYEARAFGVYTTMTVGEAKRLCPNLTIIPPRHELYRQMSDSVFEILRSYTERVEPVSIDEAYIDTTEIGGLTRAYDLAQEIQLRILQELDLPCSIGIAPNKFLAKTASDMKKPMGITILRKREVPKVLWPLPVIEMHGIGKRTEEKLHSENIKTIGDLAAAEKITLEALLGKNGLRLKQRANGVDARPVDPESAEERKSIGSSTTVPIDLTEYTECVPIFERLAKKVAARLEAKQLAGVTVSIQIRYADWQNTTRSKTLQQAIYLEEDITKIALQLFRQHWNDEPIRLLGITVANVIERHEMVKQLSFDNFEQQEKEYEMERLVSNLTKRFGDGIIKKGFTK is encoded by the coding sequence ATGACGCATCCAACGACAGCGACGCCGCGTGTCATTATGCATCTTGATATGAACAGCTTCTTTGCCTCTGTTGAACAGGCTGCGAATCCGCAATTAAAGGGCATTCCTTTGGCGGTTGCCGGCAATCCAAAAGAAAGACGGGGAATTCTCGTGACCTGTTCATATGAGGCAAGGGCATTCGGCGTCTATACTACGATGACAGTGGGAGAAGCTAAAAGACTTTGTCCAAACCTGACCATTATTCCGCCGCGCCATGAATTATACCGGCAAATGTCTGATTCTGTATTTGAAATTCTTAGAAGCTATACGGAACGGGTGGAGCCGGTATCGATTGATGAAGCGTATATTGATACAACGGAAATCGGCGGACTGACGCGTGCATACGACCTCGCCCAGGAGATTCAACTGCGTATTTTACAGGAATTAGATTTGCCTTGTTCGATTGGCATTGCACCTAATAAATTTCTTGCGAAAACAGCGTCTGATATGAAAAAGCCAATGGGCATCACTATTTTGCGCAAACGCGAGGTGCCAAAAGTGCTTTGGCCATTGCCTGTCATTGAGATGCACGGCATCGGCAAGCGCACCGAGGAGAAACTGCACAGTGAAAATATAAAGACGATCGGCGATTTGGCAGCCGCTGAAAAGATTACGCTGGAAGCGCTGCTCGGCAAAAATGGCTTGCGTCTGAAACAGCGCGCAAATGGTGTGGATGCGCGTCCGGTAGATCCGGAAAGTGCAGAAGAACGCAAAAGCATCGGGAGTTCCACGACTGTCCCGATTGATCTGACGGAATACACTGAATGTGTGCCGATATTTGAACGCCTTGCGAAGAAAGTGGCGGCACGGCTTGAAGCAAAACAGCTGGCCGGAGTTACAGTCAGTATTCAAATACGATATGCCGATTGGCAAAATACGACCCGAAGCAAAACATTGCAGCAGGCAATCTATCTCGAGGAAGATATAACGAAGATTGCACTGCAGTTATTCCGCCAGCACTGGAATGACGAACCGATCCGTTTGCTGGGAATCACTGTCGCAAATGTTATCGAACGGCATGAAATGGTCAAACAGCTGTCTTTCGATAATTTTGAACAGCAGGAAAAAGAATATGAAATGGAACGGCTTGTATCTAATCTGACGAAGCGCTTCGGCGATGGTATTATTAAAAAAGGGTTTACGAAATAA
- a CDS encoding acyl-CoA carboxylase subunit beta — protein sequence MNIYDKINELYDKKREIELGGGDERIIKQHEKGKLTARERIELLLDEGTFVELNPFVVHRTRDFGMDQLEGPGDGVVTGYGKIHGRPIYLFSQDFTVFGGALGEMHAMKIANVMDLAAKNGAPFIGLNDSGGARIQEGVLSLDGYGEIFYRNAIYSGVIPQISVILGPCAGGAVYSPAITDFVIMTDKTSQMFITGPKVIETVTGEKITSEGLGGAKVHNSISGNAHLRGENEEDVLEKVRDLLSYLPQNNTEKTPIQPYEEQDDYREDLADVVPYETIRPYDVRKVLEHVVDEGSFFEIQPEFAKNAVVGYARMKGETVGFICNQPKVMAGGLDIDSSDKIARFIRTCDSFNIPLITFEDVTGFFPGIKQEHGGIIRHGAKILYAYSEATVPKITLILRKAFGGAYVALNSKSIGADVVYAWPNAEVAVMGAEGAANIIFARDIAKSENPEATRAAKIEEYREKFANPYVAASHGMIDDVIDPRETRIKLLQALEMMRNKHEDRPKKKHGNIPL from the coding sequence ATGAATATTTATGATAAAATTAATGAACTATACGATAAAAAACGTGAAATTGAGCTGGGCGGAGGCGACGAGCGCATCATCAAGCAGCACGAAAAAGGCAAACTGACAGCACGTGAGCGTATCGAGTTGTTGCTCGATGAAGGCACATTCGTTGAATTAAACCCGTTCGTCGTTCACCGTACGCGTGATTTCGGCATGGATCAACTGGAAGGACCCGGCGACGGTGTCGTAACAGGTTACGGTAAAATTCATGGCCGTCCCATCTATTTATTCTCCCAGGACTTTACGGTATTTGGCGGTGCACTTGGGGAAATGCATGCAATGAAAATCGCCAATGTAATGGATTTGGCAGCGAAAAACGGTGCACCATTCATTGGTTTGAATGATTCGGGCGGCGCACGTATTCAGGAAGGTGTATTATCTCTTGACGGATACGGGGAAATCTTCTACCGCAACGCGATTTATTCCGGTGTAATTCCGCAAATTTCTGTTATTCTTGGGCCTTGTGCAGGCGGCGCGGTGTATTCACCGGCAATCACAGACTTCGTTATTATGACGGATAAAACGAGCCAGATGTTCATTACAGGACCAAAAGTTATTGAAACTGTAACTGGCGAGAAAATTACGTCTGAAGGACTGGGCGGGGCGAAAGTTCATAACTCAATCAGCGGTAACGCACACCTTCGCGGGGAAAATGAAGAAGACGTGCTGGAAAAAGTACGTGACTTGCTGTCTTACCTGCCACAAAACAACACAGAAAAAACACCGATTCAGCCATACGAAGAACAGGATGACTACCGTGAAGATTTGGCGGATGTAGTACCTTATGAAACGATTCGTCCATATGACGTGCGCAAAGTGCTTGAGCATGTCGTGGATGAAGGTTCATTCTTTGAAATTCAGCCTGAATTCGCAAAGAACGCTGTAGTTGGGTATGCACGTATGAAAGGTGAAACAGTCGGCTTTATCTGTAACCAGCCGAAAGTAATGGCTGGAGGACTTGATATTGATTCTTCAGATAAAATTGCGCGCTTCATCCGCACATGTGACTCATTCAACATCCCGCTGATCACATTTGAAGACGTAACAGGCTTCTTCCCGGGGATCAAACAGGAGCATGGCGGGATTATCCGTCACGGCGCGAAGATTCTTTATGCATATTCGGAAGCAACTGTACCAAAAATCACATTGATCCTGCGAAAAGCATTCGGCGGCGCGTATGTAGCCCTTAACTCTAAATCGATTGGTGCAGACGTAGTTTACGCTTGGCCGAATGCGGAAGTGGCAGTTATGGGAGCAGAAGGCGCGGCAAACATCATCTTTGCACGTGATATTGCGAAGAGTGAAAATCCGGAAGCTACACGTGCAGCGAAGATCGAAGAATACCGTGAGAAATTTGCGAACCCGTATGTTGCAGCTTCACATGGTATGATTGATGATGTAATTGATCCACGTGAAACACGTATTAAATTATTACAGGCGCTTGAAATGATGCGCAACAAGCATGAGGACCGTCCGAAGAAAAAACACGGCAATATACCTCTATAA
- the prli42 gene encoding stressosome-associated protein Prli42: MSNKKIQKTVVYLMIIAMIASTMFMGLSMFF, translated from the coding sequence ATGAGTAATAAAAAAATTCAGAAAACAGTTGTTTACCTGATGATCATCGCAATGATTGCATCGACAATGTTCATGGGTCTCAGCATGTTCTTTTAA
- a CDS encoding BrxA/BrxB family bacilliredoxin gives MTMNFDFYMNDMTNQARAEMEASGYEQLKTPEDVEAAFKRPGTTLVMVNSVCGCAGGIARPAAAHAVHYDKRPDHLVTVFAGQDKEATAQARMHFGEDHIPSSPSFALLKDGKLIGEVGRYEIEGHDPMSVVVNLQEQFEEHCEEL, from the coding sequence ATGACAATGAACTTTGATTTTTACATGAACGATATGACGAACCAGGCGAGAGCAGAAATGGAAGCCAGCGGTTATGAACAACTAAAGACACCTGAGGATGTAGAGGCGGCATTCAAACGCCCGGGCACGACATTGGTAATGGTGAACTCTGTTTGTGGATGTGCAGGAGGAATCGCACGTCCGGCAGCTGCCCACGCGGTGCACTACGACAAGCGTCCTGACCACTTGGTGACAGTGTTCGCCGGTCAAGATAAAGAAGCTACAGCACAGGCGCGCATGCACTTTGGAGAAGACCACATCCCGTCCTCCCCATCATTCGCACTGCTGAAAGACGGCAAGCTGATCGGCGAAGTGGGACGTTATGAAATCGAAGGCCACGACCCGATGTCTGTAGTAGTGAACCTTCAGGAACAATTTGAAGAACACTGCGAAGAACTATAA
- the meaB gene encoding methylmalonyl Co-A mutase-associated GTPase MeaB has product MHVMRGIESTHDGFVASSRKRFVKKDPSHKNLDILQKEIESGSRLHLARGITLLESTKPSDKRVGQEVLTSLLPKTGNCIRIGITGVPGAGKSTFIEAFGLMLADMGHKVAVLAIDPSSTLTGGSILGDKTRMEELARHKNAFIRPSPSAGTLGGVHKKTRETMLLCEAAGYDVILIETVGVGQGETIVRGMVDYFMLLVLTGAGDELQGMKKGIMELTDGIVVHKNDGANKPLVKKTVREYTRILHMLQPASPDWTSTAQPVSSIEHTGLAEVWETVLKFEQKMKELNHWDTRRQHQTRDWFHSMIRDHLIDSFFSEQGRKTEVKALEEELLEGNLTVTGAIDRLFSS; this is encoded by the coding sequence ATGCATGTGATGCGCGGAATAGAATCCACACATGATGGGTTTGTTGCCTCTTCCCGTAAACGCTTTGTTAAAAAAGATCCATCTCATAAAAACCTGGATATATTGCAGAAAGAAATAGAGAGCGGTTCACGCCTTCATTTAGCAAGAGGAATTACGCTGCTTGAAAGTACTAAGCCAAGTGATAAGAGAGTGGGGCAGGAAGTGCTGACCAGCCTTCTTCCGAAGACAGGAAACTGCATTCGAATTGGTATCACAGGTGTGCCCGGTGCCGGGAAGAGTACATTCATTGAAGCATTCGGCCTGATGCTTGCGGATATGGGACATAAAGTGGCGGTTCTTGCCATTGACCCGAGCTCGACATTAACAGGCGGAAGTATTTTAGGCGATAAAACCCGTATGGAGGAGCTGGCGCGGCATAAGAACGCGTTTATCCGCCCATCTCCGTCAGCGGGAACACTTGGCGGGGTTCATAAGAAGACACGGGAAACGATGCTGCTTTGCGAAGCGGCGGGCTATGATGTAATTTTGATTGAAACAGTCGGTGTTGGACAAGGTGAAACAATTGTGCGCGGAATGGTCGATTATTTCATGCTGCTCGTGCTGACTGGTGCCGGCGACGAACTGCAAGGTATGAAAAAAGGAATCATGGAGCTGACTGACGGGATTGTTGTGCATAAAAATGACGGCGCCAACAAGCCGCTTGTGAAAAAGACGGTTCGGGAGTATACGCGGATCCTGCATATGCTGCAGCCTGCTTCACCTGACTGGACATCGACCGCGCAGCCCGTTTCTTCTATAGAACATACGGGACTTGCAGAAGTATGGGAGACCGTGCTGAAGTTTGAGCAGAAAATGAAAGAACTTAACCATTGGGATACGAGACGTCAGCATCAGACAAGGGACTGGTTCCATTCGATGATCCGCGACCATCTGATTGATTCGTTTTTCTCGGAGCAGGGACGGAAAACAGAGGTAAAAGCGCTTGAAGAAGAGCTGCTTGAAGGAAATTTGACCGTAACTGGTGCAATTGACCGATTGTTTTCTTCTTGA
- the mce gene encoding methylmalonyl-CoA epimerase, translated as MNNVDHIGIAVKSIETSLPYYIDTLGFTVKAVEEVASQGVKVAFIDAHNVKIELLEPMTETSPIAKFIEKRGEGVHHIAFGVSDIRSRMKELEEKGVQLLSDEPKPGAGGAEVAFLHPKSSYGVLYELCEKTKGE; from the coding sequence ATGAACAATGTAGATCATATCGGGATCGCTGTGAAGAGTATTGAAACTTCATTACCATATTACATAGATACACTCGGATTTACTGTGAAAGCGGTTGAAGAAGTGGCGAGCCAGGGTGTGAAAGTGGCTTTCATTGATGCACATAATGTGAAGATTGAGTTGCTTGAGCCAATGACTGAAACGAGTCCTATTGCAAAGTTTATTGAAAAACGCGGCGAAGGGGTGCACCACATCGCATTCGGCGTATCAGATATCCGTTCAAGAATGAAGGAATTGGAAGAAAAGGGTGTCCAACTGCTTTCTGACGAACCAAAACCGGGTGCTGGCGGAGCAGAAGTGGCTTTTCTGCATCCTAAATCATCCTACGGCGTGCTATATGAATTATGTGAAAAGACTAAGGGGGAATAA
- a CDS encoding M20/M25/M40 family metallo-hydrolase produces the protein MNAQRLMEEFLELVKIDSETKNERNIADILTKKLQALGFDVTEDDSAKKTGHGAGNLIANLPGTAPNADPIFFTCHMDTVVPGKSIQPVVKEDGYVYSDGTTILGADDKAGIAALLEMAKVLQETDKPHGPIQFIITAGEESGLVGAKAMDPSHLQAKYGFAIDSDGKVGGIVTAAPYQSKLWTTIYGKTAHAGVAPEKGISAITLAAKSIAGMKLGRIDEETTANIGRFEGGKATNIVCEEAFILSEVRSINPEKMKKQIEMMTEKFSSTSTSLGGRAETETQLMYPGFSIADDEEVVQVAMKAIRNVGREPNIMTSGGGSDGNVFNGMGVPTVTLSVGYEEIHTKNERMPVKELEVLTELLLEIVSQAAKTAE, from the coding sequence ATGAATGCACAACGATTAATGGAAGAGTTTTTAGAGCTGGTCAAAATCGACTCTGAAACGAAAAATGAACGAAACATTGCAGATATCCTTACGAAAAAGCTGCAGGCACTGGGCTTTGACGTAACAGAAGATGATTCAGCAAAAAAGACAGGGCATGGTGCCGGTAATTTGATTGCCAATTTACCGGGTACGGCCCCAAACGCGGATCCAATCTTCTTTACCTGTCATATGGATACTGTCGTTCCAGGTAAGTCTATTCAGCCAGTGGTCAAAGAAGATGGTTATGTTTACAGCGACGGCACAACCATTTTGGGCGCTGACGATAAAGCTGGCATTGCTGCACTGCTTGAAATGGCGAAGGTGCTGCAGGAGACAGATAAGCCGCATGGTCCGATTCAGTTCATAATTACAGCGGGTGAAGAAAGCGGATTGGTTGGCGCGAAAGCGATGGATCCTTCTCATTTGCAGGCTAAATATGGCTTTGCAATAGACAGTGACGGCAAGGTGGGCGGCATTGTCACTGCCGCTCCTTACCAGTCGAAGTTGTGGACGACAATTTATGGAAAAACAGCTCATGCAGGCGTGGCTCCTGAAAAAGGAATTTCCGCTATTACATTAGCTGCAAAATCAATTGCCGGTATGAAGCTTGGCAGAATCGACGAAGAAACAACGGCGAACATCGGCCGGTTTGAAGGCGGCAAAGCGACAAACATTGTCTGTGAAGAAGCATTCATCCTGTCAGAAGTCCGTTCCATCAATCCTGAGAAAATGAAGAAACAGATCGAAATGATGACGGAGAAGTTTTCTTCCACTTCAACTTCATTAGGCGGAAGAGCAGAGACGGAAACACAACTGATGTATCCGGGCTTCTCAATTGCAGATGACGAAGAAGTCGTACAAGTCGCGATGAAAGCCATCCGTAATGTCGGCCGTGAACCGAATATCATGACAAGCGGCGGCGGCAGTGACGGAAACGTCTTTAACGGTATGGGCGTGCCGACAGTGACATTGTCGGTCGGCTACGAAGAAATTCATACAAAAAATGAACGCATGCCGGTTAAAGAGCTGGAAGTACTGACCGAATTATTACTTGAAATTGTCAGTCAGGCAGCGAAAACGGCTGAATGA